In Cotesia glomerata isolate CgM1 linkage group LG1, MPM_Cglom_v2.3, whole genome shotgun sequence, one genomic interval encodes:
- the LOC123266104 gene encoding uncharacterized protein LOC123266104: MTMLYLTTQSLLRFFLFALVCGCYTQASKKCSAGGLDLKYVRGDALIDSADCLGPNNAPYPSAAIEKSLKSFWGGSSRTGRAYHQNRVADPELTRQKLLHNYKLSHGDYTVSSVRNGRSFSSKETCGSPGRLCKTRYNTTAPMYGVSLTSGQPVTIVQKFPDLLQQVVFEVCESKECDVVHGECTQTYVPYLFLVIPLGPVTLTGQDYVLVESGCVCKP, translated from the exons atgacaaTGTTATATTTAACG accCAGAGTTTGCTCAGGTTTTTCCTGTTTGCTTTAGTATGCGGGTGTTACACGCAAGCTTCGAAAAAATGTTCTGCTGGAGGCCTAGACCTCAAATACGTAAGGGGAGATGCATTGATCGACTCTGCTGATTGTCTTGGCCCTAATAATGCACCGTATCCGTC agcggcaattgaaaaaagtttgaaGAGCTTCTGGGGAGGAAGCAGCCGAACCGGAAGGGCATATCATCAAAACCGAGTAGCAGATCCCGAGTTGACTAGACAAAAGCTCTTACACAATTATAAACTATCTCACGGTGATTACACCGTCTCCAGTGTGCGGAACG GTCGGAGCTTCAGCTCAAAAGAAACATGCGGATCACCAGGTCGGCTTTGTAAAACCCGGTACAATACAACAGCACCGATGTACGGGGTCAGTCTCACCAGCGGACAACCAGTTACCATTGTACAAAAATTTCCCGACCTACTGCAGCAAGTTGTCTTCGAGGTTTGCGA ATCCAAAGAATGTGACGTGGTACACGGTGAGTGTACTCAAACTTATGTCCCATATTTGTTCTTGGTGATACCGCTTGGCCCGGTGACACTCACGGGTCAGGATTACGTGCTCGTCGAAAGTGGTTGCGTGTGCAAACCC
- the LOC123275146 gene encoding leucine-rich repeat-containing protein 74B-like yields the protein MCIDVLKNTNRQTEKEKDRWFILKSTSRLTEESQKLDNQFQLFLNPENDDDYDQHEHQDDYKHDETKDTSSDSSNPKSHSFLEYLLEETLSQVFSSANFQDTDQPSEIKSESNESLKTVITPQDSEFSDELQFEQNGSNINIPEDAGLRPGSWILFPQLPEDRDEGVAKFIELTEALNVPPIGQVLHMLKMNEINLKSYGLDPRTMKIICEALNSNTAVKILNFQDNWLTADACYHLNDLIINNNIITEINLSGCRIGEAGSKELETGISSAESLQDLNVSRCDLGDEGLQYLSKGVYCSPSLKKVNFSNNNLSKNCASTLQKMLIQTDNLDELNLSWNYLNSSKFWETFIIGLTTNKTLKYLIVNWNGLGGECVPYLTEYLSSDPNLLRLDLRDNSFTSVEKIAEALINNTKMEIVELGNNPVQAKEVFTFIQALTKLVSTSGLKMIDLENIWADKEVLPLLDDLKTRIGLDVTLGGILSNYEIIGPDPRKIFLKRANFEAMKPKKKKLKRNFGQFVMSLQDLIVSRGKFINYIE from the exons ATGTGTATAGATGTGCTGAAAAATACAAACCGACAGACCGAGAAAGAGAAAGATAGATGGTTTATATTAAAGAGCACAAGTCGCTTGACCGAA GAGTCTCAGAAACTTGATAATCaatttcaactatttttaaacCCCGAAAATGATGATGATTATGACCAACATGAACATCAAGACGATTATAAACATGACGAAACAAAAGATACTTCTTCAGATTCATCCAATCCTAAATCTCATTCTTTCCTCGAATATCTACTAGAAGAAACCTTATCTCAAGTTTTTTCGTCTGCTAATTTTCAAGATACG GATCAGCCTAGTGAAATTAAATCAGAGTCGAATGAATCCTTAAAAACAGTAATAACTCCTCAAGATTCAGAATTCAGTGATGAGTTACAATTCGAACAAAATggttcaaatataaatatcccCGAAGACGCGGGACTCAGACCTGGATCCTGGATCTTATTTCCTCAATTACCAGAGGACAGAGATGAAGGAGTCGCAAAATTTATAGAGTTAACTGAAGCATTAAATGTTCCACCTATCGGACAAGTTCTGCACATgctaaaaatgaatgaaattaatttgaaatctTATGGCCTGGATCCGCGAACCATGAAAATAATTTGCGAAGCATTAAACTCTAATACAGCCGTTAAAATCTTGAATTTTCAG GATAATTGGCTGACCGCAGACGCATGTTATCACTTGAACGAtcttattataaataacaacatAATAACCGAGATTAATTTGTCTGGGTGTCGTATCGGAGAAGCGGGGTCTAAAGAGCTAGAAACGGGAATTAGCTCCGCGGAATCACTTCAAGATTTAAATGTTAGTCGCTGTGATTTAGGAGATGAAGGTTTGCAGTACTTAAGCAAag gtGTCTATTGTAGCCCGAGTTTGAAAAAGGTCAATTTTTCTAACAATAATTTGAGTAAAAACTGCGCTAGCACTCTTCAAAAAATGCTCATTCAAACTGATAATTTGGATGAGCTTAATTTATCatggaattatttaaacagtAGTAAATTTTGGGAAACTTTTATCATTGGATTGACCACGAATAAgactttaaaatatttgattgtaAATTGGAATGGATTGGGTGGAGAATGTGTACCGTATTTAACAGAATACTTATCATCTGATCCAAATCTTTTGAGATTGGATCTCCgag ATAACAGTTTTACGTCAGTGGAAAAAATAGCCGAAgctctaataaataatacaaaaatggAAATAGTTGAATTGGGAAATAATCCCGTGCAAGCGAAGGaagtttttacttttattcaaGCACTTACTAAGTTGGTATCGACTTCGGGGCTTAAAATGATTGATCTAGAGAATATTTGGGCGGATAAAGAAGTCTTACCACTTCTGGATGATTTAAAAACCCGGATAGGTCTCGATGTTACTTTGGGAGGAATATTGagtaattatgaaataattggACCAGATCCgcgaaagatttttttaaaaagggCTAATTTTGAAGCCATGAAaccgaagaaaaaaaaattgaaaagaaattttggACAGTTTGTGATGTCACTGCAGGATCTAATAGTTTCTCGCGGTAAATTTATCAACtacattgaataa